One Malaclemys terrapin pileata isolate rMalTer1 chromosome 7, rMalTer1.hap1, whole genome shotgun sequence genomic region harbors:
- the LOC128841103 gene encoding dual specificity protein phosphatase 26-like, translated as MSEDGQNLPNHQRFPSATPSVKELEHILDSCRMELNHVDEVWPNLYLGDILIAHDKEELRKLGITHVLNAAHSTWESKGDQAFYGQEIHYCGIAAEDSTDFNLREHFYPASEYINNALSALNGKILVHCVVGKSRSATLVLAYLMIYHHFSLTDAVQCVIQHRAISPNRGFLKQLHDLDVELRDRTNLCELL; from the exons ATGTCTGAAGACGGTCAGAACCTTCCGAACCATCAGCGTTTCCCATCTGCCACTCCTTCGGTCAAAGAGCTGGAGCATATTTTGGACAGCTGCAGGATGGAATTAAATCATGTGGATGAAGTGTGGCCTAACCTGTATTTAGGTGATAT CTTGATTGCACATGACAAAGAAGAACTGAGGAAACTTGGCATCACCCATGTACTGAATGCGGCACATTCCACATGGGAAAGTAAAGGAGATCAAGCCTTCTATGGCCAGGAAATCCATTATTGTGGAATAGCTGCAGAAGATTCAACTGATTTTAACCTGCGTGAGCATTTCTACCCTGCCTCAGAGTACATTAATAACGCACTGAGTGCTCTGAACG gaaAGATCTTAGTTCACTGTGTTGTTGGTAAAAGCAGATCCGCCACCTTGGTGCTGGCTTACCTTATGATCTACCATCACTTCTCACTGACTGATGCTGTCCAATGTGTCATCCAGCACCGAGCCATTTCACCAAACCGAGGGTTCCTGAAACAGCTACACGACCTAGATGTTGAATTGCGAGACAGGACAAACCTGTGTGAGCTCTTATAA
- the LOC128840906 gene encoding dual specificity protein phosphatase 13-like, giving the protein MTMAEGDVLLAKDPEGSETCTAEVPTVKDIEQLLNTGLSSCNHTDEVWPNLFLGDLVTAHNRFGLWKMGITHVLNAAHGTMFCQGGQDFYGTTIDYYGIPAYDLPDFDISQYFFSAAEFIHKALNTPGAKILVHCAVGISRSASLVLAYLMINHHLPLIKAIKAVKEHRWISPNRGFLKQLRNLDIQLRQTRGC; this is encoded by the exons ATGACAATGGCTGAAGGGGATGTGTTGCTCGCAAAGGACCCTGAAGGTTCTGAGACATGTACAGCTGAGGTCCCTACAGTGAAAGACATAGAGCAGCTTTTGAATACCGGATTATCTTCTTGTAACCACACTGATGAAGTATGGCCTAACCTCTTCTTAGGAGACCT AGTTACAGCTCACAACAGATTTGGTTTATGGAAGATGGGCATTACCCACGTTTTAAATGCTGCCCATGGCACAATGTTTTGCCAAGGAGGCCAAGACTTTTACGGCACTACCATTGATTACTATGGCATACCAGCCTATGACCTTCCAGACTTCGACATAAGCCAATACTTTTTCTCTGCAGCAGAGTTTATACATAAAGCCTTGAACACACCAGGAG CTAAAATTTTGGTGCACTGTGCGGTTGGAATAAGCAGGTCAGCTTCTTTGGTGTTGGCATATCTCATGATAAATCATCACCTCCCGTTGATCAAAGCCATCAAAGCAGTGAAGGAACATCGATGGATTTCACCCAATAGAGGGTTTCTAAAACAGCTGCGAAATTTGGACATTCAGCTACGGCAAACAAGAGGCTGTTGA